The Chaetodon trifascialis isolate fChaTrf1 chromosome 17, fChaTrf1.hap1, whole genome shotgun sequence genome has a segment encoding these proteins:
- the LOC139345657 gene encoding uncharacterized protein C20orf202: MMEVVLTRLRDFSCKTSTFDDCKPAGQRVCRDPRSRTGCLGEGCAAGEEGRKLDIESALAWLRRELMEMRSQDQALIRQLMELHSGIQELKQELSEEEQEEGTDEEEEEGSYWDSESERGSGSIYCGSGEVGFSMSVLKMPRPLSSRVLSRRAFSRRSSVP; this comes from the exons ATGATGGAAGTGGTCCTAACCAGACTGCGGGACTTCTCCTGCAAGACCTCCACCTTCGATGACTGCAAACCAGCAGGACAGAGGGTTTGCAGGGATCCTCGGAGCAGGACTGGCTGCCTCGGTGAAGGCTGCGCAGCTGGAGAGGAAGGCAGGAAACTGGACATAGAGAGCGCTCTGGCCTGGCTGCGAAGAGAACTG ATGGAGATGCGATCCCAGGACCAAGCTCTGATCCGGCAGCTGATGGAGCTCCACTCCGGCATCCAGGAGCTCAAGCAGGAGTTATCTGAGGAGGAGCAAGAGGAAGGGACagacgaggaggaagaagagggcaGCTACTGGGACTCTGAGAGCGAACGGGGAAGCGGCAGCATCTACTGCGGCTCAGGGGAGGTGGGCTTTTCCATGTCCGTCCTGAAGATGCCGCGGCCCCTTTCCTCGAGGGTTTTATCGAGGAGGGCGTTCAGCAGGAGAAGCTCTGTACCTTGA
- the aard gene encoding alanine and arginine-rich domain-containing protein encodes MDRDSHSEDTLSTMVLENIKNKLIHAFRTTGESREDPQESGSTVRPVSIGRSYQANEELRRAQIDGAITWLRSELLEMRSQDLQLAQTLLGLNTEIQRLRRESFGGVEVEADDQQ; translated from the exons ATGGACCGAGACAGCCACAGCGAGGACACTCTGTCCACTATGGTTCTGgagaacattaaaaacaaactgattcatgccttcaGGACCACAGGGGAGTCCAGAGAAGATCCTCAAGAGTCTGGCTCCACTGTCAGACCCGTCAGCATCGGCAGGAGTTACCAAGCCAATGAAGAGCTGCGGAGGGCGCAGATAGATGGAGCGATAACCTGGCTGAGGTCTGAGCTG CTGGAGATGCGCTCACAGGACCTCCAGCTGGCTCAGACGCTACTGGGGCTCAACACAGAGATCCAAAGACTGAGGAGGGAAAGTTTCGGAGGCGTGGAGGTAGAGGCGGATGATCAGCAGTAA